A stretch of the Taeniopygia guttata chromosome 3, bTaeGut7.mat, whole genome shotgun sequence genome encodes the following:
- the TATDN3 gene encoding putative deoxyribonuclease TATDN3 isoform X1: MAGPVDCHCHLAAPCFQPDVAAVVRAAEQAAVAALLVVSEQAGEFRSVLELSERFPGFVLPCLGVHPVQEISPEEQRSVTLKDLDAALPLIELYKDKLVGIGEVGLDFTPRFASTDEQKEGQRQVLIKQIELARRLDLPLNVHSRSAGRPTINLLKEQGATKVLLHAFDGKPSVAMEGVRAGYYFSIPPSIIRSEQQKLVKQLPLENMCLETDSPALGPEKQVRNEPKNIYIAAEYIAKIKGIPVGEVIEVTTQNALKVFPKLQHFIRL, encoded by the exons ATGGCGGGGCCCGTGGACTGTCACTGCCACCTGGCCGCGCCCTGCTTCCAGCCG GACGTGGCGGCCGTGGTGCGGGCGGCGGAGCAG GCGGCCGTGGCGGCGCTGCTGGTGGTGTCGGAGCAGGCGGGAGAGTTCCGAAGCGTGCTGGAGCTGTCTGAGAG ATTCCCAGGGTTTGTCTTGCCATGCCTGGGAGTTCACCCCGTCCAGGAGATTTCTCCAGAGGAGCAGCGCAGTGTTACTTTGAAG GATCTGGATGCTGCGCTGCCTCTTATAGAACTTTACAAAGACAAATTGGTGGGGATTGGAGAA GTTGGATTAGATTTCACTCCCAGATTTGCCAGCACCGATGAACAGAAGGAAGGACAAAGACAGGTTTTGATCAAGCAGATTGAGCTGGCAAGAAGGCTGGATTTGCCATT AAATGTTCATTCCCGCTCAGCTGGAAGACCAACCATTAATCTCTTGAAGGAACAAG GTGCTACCAAGGTGTTGCTCCATGCCTTTGATGGGAAGCCATCTGTAGCCATGGAAGGGGTGAGAGCTGGATACTACTTCTCCATTCCTCCTTCCATTATAAGGAGTGAACAG CAGAAGCTTGTGAAACAGCTGCCACTGGAAAATATGTGCTTAGAAACTGATTCTCCTGCTCTGGGGCCTGAAAAACAG gtgAGAAATGAAcccaaaaatatttacattgcTGCTGAATACATTGCcaaaattaaaggaattccAGTTGGAGAAGTTATAGAAGTGACTACACAGAATGCACTAAAAGTATTCCCTAAACTTCAGCACTTTATTCGGCTATAG
- the TATDN3 gene encoding putative deoxyribonuclease TATDN3 (The RefSeq protein has 3 substitutions compared to this genomic sequence), protein MAGPVDCHCHLAAPCFQPDVAAVVRAAEQAAVAALLVVSEQAGEFRSVVELSERFPGFVLPCLGVHPVQEISPEEQRSVTLKDLDAALPLIELYKNKLVGIGEVGLDFTPRFASTDEQKEGQRQVLIKQIELARRLDLPLNVHSRSAGRPTINLLKEQGATKVLLHAFDGKPSVAMEGVRAGYYFSIPPSIIRSEQKQKLVKQLPLENMCLETDSPALGPEKQVRNEPKNIYIAAEYIAKIKGIPVGEVIEVTTQNALKVFPKLQHFIRI, encoded by the exons ATGGCGGGGCCCGTGGACTGTCACTGCCACCTGGCCGCGCCCTGCTTCCAGCCG GACGTGGCGGCCGTGGTGCGGGCGGCGGAGCAG GCGGCCGTGGCGGCGCTGCTGGTGGTGTCGGAGCAGGCGGGAGAGTTCCGAAGCGTGCTGGAGCTGTCTGAGAG ATTCCCAGGGTTTGTCTTGCCATGCCTGGGAGTTCACCCCGTCCAGGAGATTTCTCCAGAGGAGCAGCGCAGTGTTACTTTGAAG GATCTGGATGCTGCGCTGCCTCTTATAGAACTTTACAAAGACAAATTGGTGGGGATTGGAGAA GTTGGATTAGATTTCACTCCCAGATTTGCCAGCACCGATGAACAGAAGGAAGGACAAAGACAGGTTTTGATCAAGCAGATTGAGCTGGCAAGAAGGCTGGATTTGCCATT AAATGTTCATTCCCGCTCAGCTGGAAGACCAACCATTAATCTCTTGAAGGAACAAG GTGCTACCAAGGTGTTGCTCCATGCCTTTGATGGGAAGCCATCTGTAGCCATGGAAGGGGTGAGAGCTGGATACTACTTCTCCATTCCTCCTTCCATTATAAGGAGTGAACAG aaGCAGAAGCTTGTGAAACAGCTGCCACTGGAAAATATGTGCTTAGAAACTGATTCTCCTGCTCTGGGGCCTGAAAAACAG gtgAGAAATGAAcccaaaaatatttacattgcTGCTGAATACATTGCcaaaattaaaggaattccAGTTGGAGAAGTTATAGAAGTGACTACACAGAATGCACTAAAAGTATTCCCTAAACTTCAGCACTTTATTCGGCTATAG